The sequence TTAGCAGTTTACTCTCTTATTTCAGAGCTCTTACAGGTTCATAGATATCAACAATGTGTTTCCCTTCGGGATGATCCTCGGGGTTGTTGATCATCATTTCAAAGCAGGGTCTGTCATCAGGTTCATAGCCGCTTGTGGAGAGCCATTCACCGCAGAGGAAACTCCAGGCCTCACCATATTCCGTGACATCAAGTTCAAAATGCCCTATGGCATACTTACCACCAGGGACAGTCATTATATTGATATCTCCTTCGGCTTCTGTTCCTTCAGGAACGGTAACACACACACTCAGACGCAGTTTGGTTTCATCGGTGATTTCGGGATTATCATGGTAGATACTTATACATTTTGTAGTTTCCGGATCGATTACTCCCCGTGGACCGGCCCATTGATACAGCTGGCCAAAGAGTCTTCCAAAGAGATCTGAATCTCCGGCATAAGGACCCACATGACGTATATAAGCTACTGTCATTGGCTCCACCTCTT comes from Oceanispirochaeta sp. M1 and encodes:
- a CDS encoding GyrI-like domain-containing protein, producing MNEYQKRINRVLDYIENNMDKNLTLEELADVSCFSRFHFARIFASLMGETLFQFIQRVRLEKAATRLAADPREAVINIALECGFANASSFSKSFKSHFGVSPSGWRSNLRQVQSNLRKGKSKAGKESKFIYRDTEYRKNSTVWRYEMNKSEVKVEVKEVEPMTVAYIRHVGPYAGDSDLFGRLFGQLYQWAGPRGVIDPETTKCISIYHDNPEITDETKLRLSVCVTVPEGTEAEGDINIMTVPGGKYAIGHFELDVTEYGEAWSFLCGEWLSTSGYEPDDRPCFEMMINNPEDHPEGKHIVDIYEPVRALK